The window ATGGATTAAGTACTTCTGTGAGCCCCTCTTCCTTCATCTCGAATATGCCCATTTCATTTGTAGAACCGAAACGGTTTTTAACGGCTCTGAGAATCCGGAAAGTATGATGCCGCTCCCCCTCAAAATATAGTACCGAGTCGACCATATGTTCCAGAAGGCGGGGGCCTGCAATGGCCCCCTGCTTCGTTACGTGGCCGACGAGGAAGATGGCAATCCCTTTTGTTTTAGCAAGGCGCATAAAAGCAGCCGTACATTCTCTTACCTGCGAGACACTTCCCGGTGCGGACGTGACCGCATCCAGATATACGGTCTGAATGGAGTCGATAATCACAAGTGTCGGGTTCATTTCCTCTATAACTTTCTCGATATACTCCACATCCGTCTCCGCCAGGACAAACAGGTTGTCATCGGCTACATCAAGCCGGTCAGCCCGCAGTTTCGTCTGCTTGACGCTTTCTTCACCGGATATGTAAAGGACCCGGTGCTCCTGGCGGGCCATCTGCGATGACACCTGGAGCAGCAGTGTTGATTTTCCGATCCCCGGATCCCCGCCTACAAGGACGAGAGAACCCGGTACAACCCCGCCTCCGAGTACCCGGTTTAATTCTTTCATATTTGTGCTGAGCCGCTGCTCATTTTTCCTTTCAATTTTCGTGATCGGCTGAGGCTTCGTGACACCGCCTCTGGCACTGGTCACAAAGCTTCTGGAAGAGGAGGCTGTCGTTTTTTCTTCAAACTCCTCCGTCATCGTGTTCCAGTTCTGACAGCCGGGACACTTCCCCATCCACCTGGTGGACTCGTATCCGCAATCCTGACAAATAAATTTTGTTTTCCTTTTCGCCATATCCGTCCCCGTCCTATCTGTAAAAGCTTAATCTGTCTATAGTTTATCATGTTTTTTAAAAAATCAGGTATGGCAAAGCCTTATAAACAGGCAGATGGGGAAAAGGTGACCCACATCATTTTTCCCGGTACGGAAAAATGGATAGAAAGGAGGCCGGGAAAGTGACAGTCACTCTCCCGGCCTGTTTAAGCATCAGGTACTTATTTCTTGTTTCCGGCACCTGTTGCTGTACCTGTTTCAACGAAGTAGTCTCCGTCTTTCACGGCCAGTTTAACACGCTGGCCTTTGTGAATGTTACCGCGGAGAAGTTCTTCAGACAGTCGGTCTTCCACCTGTTTCTGAAGAGCCCGGCGGAGCGGGCGTGCCCCGTAGTCCGGATCGTAGCCTTCGTCGGCTATCTTCGCTTTTGCCTCATCGGAAATCTCAAATTCGATATCCTGTTCGGCAAGACGCTTAGTTAGCTGGTCCGACATGAGCGTTACGATCTCTTTGATGTGTTCTCTATTAAGAGAATGGAACACAATCGTCTCATCGATCCGGTTCAGGAATTCCGGACGGAAGGCTTTCTTCAGTTCGGTCATCACTTTGCCTTTCATATCCTTGTAGTCCTGGCCGTCACGTTCTGCTGTAAAGCCTAGGCTCTTACTCTGGCGCAGCGTGCTGGCACCTACGTTGGATGTCATGATGATCGCCGTGTTTCTGAAGTCGACCCGGCGCCCTTTGGAGTCTGTAAGGAAACCGTCCTCAAGTACCTGAAGAAGAATATTGAACACTTCAGGGTGGGCTTTTTCAATCTCATCAAGGAGGACGACTGAATACGGCTTACGGCGGACCTTCTCAGTCAGCTGGCCGCCTTCCTCGTGCCCCACGTATCCCGGAGGTGACCCGACGAGACGGGACGTGGTGTGCTTCTCCATGAACTCGGACATGTCGATCCGGATGATCGAATCTTCATCCCCGAAGAGAGATTCAGCAACGGCACGTGCAAGCTCTGTTTTACCGACCCCTGTGGGGCCAAGGAAGATGAACGAGCCTATTGGACGCTTCGGATCCTTCAGGCCGGCACGGGCACGGCGAATGGCTTTCGATACCGCTTTTACGGCTTCATCCTGGCCGATAACCCGGTCGTGAAGAATCTCTTCCATCTTCAGGAGACGCTCGGTTTCTTCTTCAGCCAGTTTGCTGACAGGAATACCGGTCCAGCTGGCCACCACGAGTGCAATATCCTCTGTGGTCACTTCGGAGTTTTCCTGTCCCTGCTTTTCCTTCCATTCCTTCTTCATCGTTTCAAGCTCTTCCCGGACACGCTGCTCGCTGTCCCGGAGAGAGGCTGCTTTTTCAAATTCCTGACTCTGCACTGCCGCATCTTTTTCCTTGCGGGTTTCGTCAAGCTTCTGTTCCAGTTCCTTCAGGTTAGGCGGAGCTGTGTAAGATCGAAGGCGCACTTTGGACGCCGCTTCGTCAATCAGGTCAATCGCTTTGTCGGGCAGAAAGCGGTCGGCAATGTAGCGGTCCGACAGCTTCACTGCCGCTTCGATCGCTTCATCTGTAATCGTCACACGATGGTGTGCTTCATAGCGGTCACGAAGGCCTTTCAGAATTTTAACGGACTCGTCATTTGTCGGTTCCTCAACCTTAATCGGCTGGAACCGGCGCTCAAGAGCCGCATCCTTCTCAATATATTTCCGGTATTCATCGAGGGTTGTCGCTCCGATACACTGGAGCTCCCCCCGTGCCAGTGACGGTTTGAGAATGTTGGAGGCATCGATAGCGCCTTCTGCGCCGCCTGCCCCGATAAGCGTATGAAGCTCATCAATAAAGAGAATGACGTTTGCTGCCTGGCGGATTTCCTCCATCACTTTTTTCAGACGGTCCTCAAATTCCCCGCGGTACTTGGTTCCCGCAACGACTGTACCCATATCCAGAGTCATAACCCGCTTGCCGCGAAGCGTTTCAGGAACTTCGTTGTTTACGATCTGCTGGGCAAGCCCTTCGGCAATAGCGGTTTTACCGACGCCAGGCTCACCGATCAGAACCGGGTTGTTTTTCGTACGGCGGCTGAGAACCTGGATCACGCGCTCAATTTCCTTGGAGCGGCCGATGACCGGGTCAATCTGCTCTTCTTTTGCGATTGCCGTGAGGTCACGTGCAAGACTGTCGAGTGTCGGTGTATTTACGTTGGCACCTGATCCCGCGCTCTGCTGCTGGCTGTTGGAAGATTCACTGCTTCCGAGAAGCTGCAGCACCTGCTGGCGCGCTTTGTTCAGGCTGACACCAAGGTTGTTCAGGACACGGGCCGCCACACCTTCGCCTTCACGGATGAGGCCGAGCAGAATGTGTTCGGTGCCCACATAGGAGTGGCCAAGCTTACGTGCTTCGTCCATGGAAAGCTCAATGACTTTCTTTGCCCGCGGCGTATAATGGATCGTTTTTGACCCTTCTTCCCCTCTGCCGATCAGCTGCTCCACTTCAGTCTGAATTTTATCAGGGCTGAGTCCTAGTGCAGACAGGGCCTTGGCTGCAATGCCCTCTCCTTCTCTCACAAGACCGAGCAGAATGTGTTCTGTTCCGATATTACTGTGCCCCAGACGGGTTGCTTCTTCCTGTGCAAGTGCAAGTACTTTTTGTGCTCTCTCTGTAAAACGTCCAAACATCATATTCCTCCACCTCCGTTTAATGGTCGATCTGTTCGTTTTCCATCTTCAGCCGGTCCCTGATCAGCCTTGCCCTGCGCTGGTCACGCTGTTCGGGCGAGAGAATTTCACCTGCATACTGCTGCAGGAATCCCGGCTGTGTAAGAATCATAAGTTCATTGAGAATATTGCCTTCTACATCTTTGATCAGTCCCATATCAATGCCCAGCCTGAGATCCGACAGCCGTTTCGTTGCTTCTTTTGATTCTATGATCCGGCTGTTGGCCAGGATGCCGTAGGATCTGAACACTCTGTCCTCCATTTGAAGCTTTGATTGCTCCATAAGAGTTTTCCGCGCTGCCCTCTCCTGCTGGATCAGCTGCAGAACAACACTCTGCAAGTCCTGAACAATATCTTCTTCAGACTTTCCGAGTGTAATCTGGTTGGAAATCTGAAAAAGGTTCCCCTGCGCTTCACTGCCTTCGCCGTAGATTCCCCGGACGACAAGGCCGAGCTGGTTAATCGCCGGCAGGATCCGGTTCATCTGACGTGTAATCACCAGAGCCGGAAGGTGCATCATAACCGAGGCCCTGAGTCCCGTACCGACATTTGTCGGGCAGCTCGTTAAGTACCCGCGCTTTTCATCAAAGGCAAAATCGAGTTTATCCTCCATCCAGTCATCGACTTCGTTCGCCAGCCTGAGTGCTTCAGTGAGCTGAAAGCCGGCTAATAAACATTGTATTCGGATGTGGTCCTCTTCATTGACCATAATACTGAGGGATTCATCTTCACTCAGCAGGACAGCTCCTGCTTTTGATTCATCGGACAGGGCTGGGCTGATCAGATGCTTCTCGACCAGCACTCTTTTTTCGTTCTGTTTCATCCCGCTCATCTTCAGAAATTCAATCGTGCCGTAGCGGGAATGACCGGCCCCGCCGTACTCAGAACCGATTTGTTCTGTCAGGGCAGCAAGATCCTCTGCTGATGCGAGAATCGGGAAAGGGACATGCTTGATATTTCTTGCGAGCCGCACCCTGCTGCTGAGAACAATATCGGCGTTCGGACCGTCCTTTTTCATCCACGGGCTAATTGCCTGGCTGATAAACTGCTGCAGTGACACGTGCTATCCCTCCCTTTTCTCTTTCAGTTTTTTCTCAAGAGACCGGATCCGGTCACGAAGCTCTGCTGCCTGTTCAAACTCTTCTTTCGCAATGAGTGCCTGCAGTTCCTGCTTCATTTTTTCAATTTCTTTATGCAAATGCAGATGCTGTCCGACCCTTTTCGGCACCTTCCCGCCGTGAACGACATTTCCGCTGTGAATCCGCTTGAAAATCGGATCGAGTTTTGACTGGAATGCCTTATAGCATTCGGAACAGCCGAATCTTCCGATCTTGGCAAACTGTTCGTAGGTCATCTTGCATTCCGGACAGGTCAGACCTTCTCTCGTCTTCCTGATCCCGCCTTTATGTGCGGACGGCATCTGCTGTTCGAAATCCAGAAGGCCCGACAGGAGCTGGTGCATGGAGAATGTCTTTGCCCCCGGCATGTGACCGTCCTGTTCGTTTGCGCATACATCACAAAAATGAAACTCTGTTTTCTCACCATTGATGATTTTTGTAAAATGCAGTGTTGCCTGACGCTCCTTACATTCCTGACAGAGCATTCCCACCCCTCCTGATTCTTTTTATATTTCCTTACTAAAGAAGCCTGTTAATTTGCGATCAATGTGCGCTGCTTAACTATTGCCCAAAACCGCGATCCGCCTCAGCCGCAGTTTTTGCAGCCCGCCAATTGTCAGCGGTATTTGAGCGACTCTATCATCGCTTTTAAAATAGCTGCTCTGATTTCATCTCTTGCCGGGAGTGGCAGGGTGATTACATGGCGGTCAGTTGCACGGAGCATAAGATCTGCCTCCCGCTTTGATACTGCTTCTTCCTCCAGAAGTCTCTCGATAATGTTCTCTGCAGGATGCTGGGCAATACGGGTGCCGATCACCGCCGTCACCTGATCAAACAGTTCTCCCTGATCATCTGTCACGGCTTTTGTAATCCGGATATACCCGCCTCCGCCCCGCTTGCTTTCAACGATGTACCCTTTTTCCAGTGTGAAGCGAGTACTGATGACGTAGTTAATCTGTGACGGGACGCACTGAAACTGCTCAGCCAGCTCACTTCGTTTAATCTCCACCGCTTCTTCCTTACTCTGATCAATGATCTGCTTTAAATAATGTTCAATCACATCCGATATATTGCGCATCGCATCAGCCTCCCCGGGCCTCAGAAAAGATGGGCAGTCACAGTCATTACACTGCCGGTATATGCCGGCTTGTTTGACTTTGACTATCTTTGACTTTAATTTTATTATACCCAATTCTCCTCTGTTTGCAATCATCACGCTCGCACTTTTTTTGTAATTATATTAACGCTCATTATTCTTCACTGTGTGTTTTCTTTTGCACCGGCGCAGTCAAACCATACTACTGCTTATGAATATCCACCAACCATTATTGCCCCCAAAGGAAGCATTCATTCTTTTTGCCGGGTAAGACCATTAACCCTGCTCTGTTCTATTCCACACAAAAGCGATATTCAATCATCTGTCAGATGTGAATATCGCTTTTCTCTTTCGTATGGCTACGTGATGTTTTCCACTTCCACCTGCCGGACATCCTCAAGGGACTTCAGTGTATAGAAAATATCCGTTGTATAGGTGCTCTTATCGGTAACGATAATACACGTCAGGACAATACAGTCCCCTTCTTCCTTCACTTTGACCCTGCGAAGGCCGAATTCTTTCTTCTTTACTTGTTTAAGCAGTGTTGTCAGTTCCGTACCTTTATTAAGATACAGCTTCGTTCTAACTTCGATTTCGTTGAGCTTTTTTAAACCCATCCACTCCATCATATCCGGGATGATCCGCACACCGAGAATGAGAAAGACAACACCGACTGCAGCTTCAAGATAAAAGCCCACACCGATAGTGATCCCGATTCCGGCAGAAGCAAGCACAAGTGCTGCGGTGGTCAGTCCGGAAATAACGTCGTTGTTTCTCCTCAGGATAACACCGGCTCCAAGAAATCCGATCCCACTGATAATATAAGATGGAATACGGCCCGGATCCATCGGTCTTGAATAGGCTTCAGAATAAAGCATCGCCGATTCATAGGACACGATCGTGAGCAGACATGCCGTAACGGACACAATCAGACAGGTTTTTAACCCGAGTGGTTTTCCTTTTAATTCACGTTCCAGGCCGATGATCAGACCTGCTGCTGCTGCGAACGCCATTTTCAGAAGCGTTCCGCTCGTATAAAATTCACTTACTGTTTCAAACATCCCCTGATTCTCCCCTTTTGTTTAGTCTCTGGTCGCCTGCACCCCTTTACATTGCGTTAATGAGCATCTCTTTCTGTCAGAACAGCTGACGCCGGCAACGAAACTATTGCGGCACCACCGTGGAAATAAGGCGGATGACGTTCAGTTGAGCTTTACGAAATTGACGGACGGGCATACTCAAATTTGCATTTTAATGCCGGACGCTCCGTTTTTGCACGCGCAAAAAGGACTGTCGTCTGACTTCTTAACTGGTACTTTCGGGCAGTCCGGTCCCCTGATTACCGGCTGCCTTAAAGCCTGCACGTATTCTTTTGACGACCTGATTAAATTTCTATATCTCTTACATATACGACAAAAGCTACTTAATATCCTGCCCGTGAGTTCTGCTTTTATTTGTCAGTTTCTGATTTTCCGCTGCTGAAAAGGACATTCGCTAACGATGGGCTCACAGTCATCGCCGATAAAAAACTGCTTCCACTCGTGATGTGTTTCATCTCCATAGTGACTGATGTCAGGATGCTTGGGGAGCTGGTCCCACGCTTCCACCCGCTTCCGGACTGCTTCTCTGGAATTAATCCCGTTCGGCTCTGTCCCTTCCAGACCTGTAAAGATCGTCCTCGGCTGAATCCCAATAACAAGTCCCTTTCCAAGATTTCTGGTGCGGCGCTGCTCGTATGCCGGGGCATTTCCAAAAACAAACATCGGCTCCTGATCAAAACAGAATGTCCATAAATGGTGATCCGGATCCTTGGGAATGTCCTCCGGCCAGGGGGCATCGTCTTTATCATGCAGAAACTGAAGAACCTCCCAGAACTGATCCCGGAAGTCATCAATCGTTTTCAGGTGCTCCTCCGGCTCTACAAATAGAAACAGGCCGCGTCTGATCTTCGGATTTTCGTTTAATAGTTTTATAAAGGAACGAAGCGTTTCAGGGAAATGGCCCCAATTATCTTTTTCGAGATAGCTGTATCGCAATTCATCCTTCAGCAGACCGGATCTCCCGAAATAACAGGGGAACGTGCGGTCTGTCACGATTTTTTCAAAAAAGGAAAATTCCCGCTTCAGCCATTCCGGTATGTTTGCTTCTTCGTGGATATCTGCTCTGGTTTTTAAATGTGATGTCATCTGGTCAGGCCTCCTCCCTTTGTATATACCCTATGTACACACAATGAACATTAGTATTAAAAGAAGAATGTTCATCTTCTCGCTTTTCTAAAAGGCTGTTTTCGGAAAGGATGTTGTTTATAGCGATACAGGTCAACGCTTTCCGCGGGCAACGCCTCAGCCTCCTCGGGAACTTTCCTGCTTCTTCCTCTGCCAGCATTCCCTTCGAAGCGGTCTTCATCGAAGCAACTCGCAGCTTATTTGTGAAGCAGACGCTCGTCGCTGGAGTCGCGACCTTTCGCTTGTTTTGTTGCGGTGAAGGCCGGCGCTTTCTGCAGATTCTCGCCCTGTTTATTCCTGCAGGAGAAGCCGTCTTACGCTTCAGAATTTCATTTATAAATAGCAGTATTCTAAATGAAAACAGCCTTTCCTTTGCAGAAAACATGTCTAGATTTTAATTTTACGCATGTACTTGTACTGATAGACTGCACCAATCAGGGAGGAAGCGGACATGACTCAAAGCTGGTTTTACTTTCTCTTTCTCGGTATTACACTTGCTGCCCCTGTAGGCCCGCTTAGCATGGAGATGGTCAGGCGGGGGCTGGTTCTCGGATTTTGGGGTGCTCTGTTAACAGGTCTTGGAGGGCTTTTCGCGGATCTATTGTTTATGGTGATGATTTACTCTGGCGCCGGTTTCCTCTTATCACCTGTTCCGGTTCAGGCCGTGTTATATGTGTGCGGATCATTTTTTCTTTGCTTTCTAGGCTGGCAGTCTCTTTTCCTCACCGGGAACTTCTCCATTGAGCCCGTTCGTGAGATCGTCCTTCAGTACAGATCAGGGTTTTTTTCCGGAATTGGCATCGCCGGACTGAACCCTTTAAATATTTTGTTCTGGTTTGGGATATACGGCTCTGTTTTAGCCGGACTGAAACAAACGGAAACGAGTGAAGTCGTGATTACTGCCAGCATCATGATCGTCGCAGGAATTCTTCTCTGGAACATTTTTGTCTCCGCTTTTATTCATTTTCTAAAGGACTACGTGCACGCCAGGATGGTTGTATTTATCAATCGTCTTGCCGGCGTGATGCTCATTCTGTTTGCAGGGACGTTTCTGTATAAAGGGTTTTATCTAATGTGCTAAATCTGATCTGCAGATTGAAAACAGGTACACCGGACTTCCCCTGTGCACCTGTTCAGATCAGTAAGCTTTCGTTGAACCGCCGTCGACTACAATCGACTGTCCGGTTACGTAAGTATTCGCAAACGAACCTAGAAAAACAATCGTTCGTGCGAATTCTTCCGGTGTACCATACCGCCCTGCCGGTATCCCCTTTTTAAATGTTTCTCTGACTTCTTTCTGGGATTTCCCTGTTTTTTCTGCCTTTACTTGATCTAAGTGATCAACCCGCTCTGTAGCGATTCTCCCCGGGCCTACCGTATTAATGAGTATGCCGTGTTCGCCAAACTCTTTTGCCAGACTTTTGGCAAGTCCAACGATGCCGGTACGGAATGTATTAGAAAGGATCAGGCCGTCGACAGGCTCTTTGATGGATGATGATGCGATATTCACAATCCGGCCTCCGCCGCTTTCCTTCATGTAAGGCAGCACTTCTCTTACGGCCCGTACATAACTAAGCAGGTTCAGTTCAAACGCGGCGGTCCAGTCTTCATCCGAATGCTCTTC is drawn from Alteribacter lacisalsi and contains these coding sequences:
- the radA gene encoding DNA repair protein RadA, with the translated sequence MAKRKTKFICQDCGYESTRWMGKCPGCQNWNTMTEEFEEKTTASSSRSFVTSARGGVTKPQPITKIERKNEQRLSTNMKELNRVLGGGVVPGSLVLVGGDPGIGKSTLLLQVSSQMARQEHRVLYISGEESVKQTKLRADRLDVADDNLFVLAETDVEYIEKVIEEMNPTLVIIDSIQTVYLDAVTSAPGSVSQVRECTAAFMRLAKTKGIAIFLVGHVTKQGAIAGPRLLEHMVDSVLYFEGERHHTFRILRAVKNRFGSTNEMGIFEMKEEGLTEVLNPSEIFLQERTAGSAGSTVVPSMEGTRTVLVEIQSLISPTSFGNPRRMATGLDHNRISLLMAVLEKRVGMLLQNHDAYVKVAGGVRLDEPAIDLAVTVAIASSFRDVPTKAGDVVIGEVGLTGEVRRVARLEQRVMEAAKLGFKRAIIPKKNIGGWTVPDGIEIIGVNTVNEALEECLGGASSGGSAFEL
- the clpC gene encoding ATP-dependent protease ATP-binding subunit ClpC, which gives rise to MMFGRFTERAQKVLALAQEEATRLGHSNIGTEHILLGLVREGEGIAAKALSALGLSPDKIQTEVEQLIGRGEEGSKTIHYTPRAKKVIELSMDEARKLGHSYVGTEHILLGLIREGEGVAARVLNNLGVSLNKARQQVLQLLGSSESSNSQQQSAGSGANVNTPTLDSLARDLTAIAKEEQIDPVIGRSKEIERVIQVLSRRTKNNPVLIGEPGVGKTAIAEGLAQQIVNNEVPETLRGKRVMTLDMGTVVAGTKYRGEFEDRLKKVMEEIRQAANVILFIDELHTLIGAGGAEGAIDASNILKPSLARGELQCIGATTLDEYRKYIEKDAALERRFQPIKVEEPTNDESVKILKGLRDRYEAHHRVTITDEAIEAAVKLSDRYIADRFLPDKAIDLIDEAASKVRLRSYTAPPNLKELEQKLDETRKEKDAAVQSQEFEKAASLRDSEQRVREELETMKKEWKEKQGQENSEVTTEDIALVVASWTGIPVSKLAEEETERLLKMEEILHDRVIGQDEAVKAVSKAIRRARAGLKDPKRPIGSFIFLGPTGVGKTELARAVAESLFGDEDSIIRIDMSEFMEKHTTSRLVGSPPGYVGHEEGGQLTEKVRRKPYSVVLLDEIEKAHPEVFNILLQVLEDGFLTDSKGRRVDFRNTAIIMTSNVGASTLRQSKSLGFTAERDGQDYKDMKGKVMTELKKAFRPEFLNRIDETIVFHSLNREHIKEIVTLMSDQLTKRLAEQDIEFEISDEAKAKIADEGYDPDYGARPLRRALQKQVEDRLSEELLRGNIHKGQRVKLAVKDGDYFVETGTATGAGNKK
- a CDS encoding protein arginine kinase produces the protein MSLQQFISQAISPWMKKDGPNADIVLSSRVRLARNIKHVPFPILASAEDLAALTEQIGSEYGGAGHSRYGTIEFLKMSGMKQNEKRVLVEKHLISPALSDESKAGAVLLSEDESLSIMVNEEDHIRIQCLLAGFQLTEALRLANEVDDWMEDKLDFAFDEKRGYLTSCPTNVGTGLRASVMMHLPALVITRQMNRILPAINQLGLVVRGIYGEGSEAQGNLFQISNQITLGKSEEDIVQDLQSVVLQLIQQERAARKTLMEQSKLQMEDRVFRSYGILANSRIIESKEATKRLSDLRLGIDMGLIKDVEGNILNELMILTQPGFLQQYAGEILSPEQRDQRRARLIRDRLKMENEQIDH
- a CDS encoding UvrB/UvrC motif-containing protein encodes the protein MLCQECKERQATLHFTKIINGEKTEFHFCDVCANEQDGHMPGAKTFSMHQLLSGLLDFEQQMPSAHKGGIRKTREGLTCPECKMTYEQFAKIGRFGCSECYKAFQSKLDPIFKRIHSGNVVHGGKVPKRVGQHLHLHKEIEKMKQELQALIAKEEFEQAAELRDRIRSLEKKLKEKREG
- a CDS encoding CtsR family transcriptional regulator, producing the protein MRNISDVIEHYLKQIIDQSKEEAVEIKRSELAEQFQCVPSQINYVISTRFTLEKGYIVESKRGGGGYIRITKAVTDDQGELFDQVTAVIGTRIAQHPAENIIERLLEEEAVSKREADLMLRATDRHVITLPLPARDEIRAAILKAMIESLKYR
- a CDS encoding MgtC/SapB family protein, translated to MFETVSEFYTSGTLLKMAFAAAAGLIIGLERELKGKPLGLKTCLIVSVTACLLTIVSYESAMLYSEAYSRPMDPGRIPSYIISGIGFLGAGVILRRNNDVISGLTTAALVLASAGIGITIGVGFYLEAAVGVVFLILGVRIIPDMMEWMGLKKLNEIEVRTKLYLNKGTELTTLLKQVKKKEFGLRRVKVKEEGDCIVLTCIIVTDKSTYTTDIFYTLKSLEDVRQVEVENIT
- a CDS encoding YqcI/YcgG family protein, coding for MTSHLKTRADIHEEANIPEWLKREFSFFEKIVTDRTFPCYFGRSGLLKDELRYSYLEKDNWGHFPETLRSFIKLLNENPKIRRGLFLFVEPEEHLKTIDDFRDQFWEVLQFLHDKDDAPWPEDIPKDPDHHLWTFCFDQEPMFVFGNAPAYEQRRTRNLGKGLVIGIQPRTIFTGLEGTEPNGINSREAVRKRVEAWDQLPKHPDISHYGDETHHEWKQFFIGDDCEPIVSECPFQQRKIRN
- a CDS encoding LysE family translocator, which codes for MTQSWFYFLFLGITLAAPVGPLSMEMVRRGLVLGFWGALLTGLGGLFADLLFMVMIYSGAGFLLSPVPVQAVLYVCGSFFLCFLGWQSLFLTGNFSIEPVREIVLQYRSGFFSGIGIAGLNPLNILFWFGIYGSVLAGLKQTETSEVVITASIMIVAGILLWNIFVSAFIHFLKDYVHARMVVFINRLAGVMLILFAGTFLYKGFYLMC
- a CDS encoding SDR family oxidoreductase, with the protein product MDLLLRDKSVIVLASSKGLGRASAMAFAKEGARVMLASRNESELEHAAGLIYEETGKRPLYRVCDVTKPDQLKALVKETVEVYGGVDVLVNNAGGPKAGGFEEHSDEDWTAAFELNLLSYVRAVREVLPYMKESGGGRIVNIASSSIKEPVDGLILSNTFRTGIVGLAKSLAKEFGEHGILINTVGPGRIATERVDHLDQVKAEKTGKSQKEVRETFKKGIPAGRYGTPEEFARTIVFLGSFANTYVTGQSIVVDGGSTKAY